One window of Etheostoma spectabile isolate EspeVRDwgs_2016 chromosome 6, UIUC_Espe_1.0, whole genome shotgun sequence genomic DNA carries:
- the LOC116691030 gene encoding glucocorticoid modulatory element-binding protein 1 isoform X1, with translation MAGAEAAVSSGDLMTVKEEEGESSSNSYKSEVILHLQPIPHGLNDDIANTGTTVLAIETHHEDSKAEGEEIEYGYPITCGDRRAVLLFKKFVCPGINVRCVKFNDQLISPKQFVHLAGKATLKDWKRAIRLGGVMLRKMMDSGQIDFYQHDTVCSNTCRSTKFDVLNNSTRLPPGTSVQPRPSCLALDLVGGQVPPLTGEGGHDAVEIEEPLEEKCNATAEWSPGPAREVNHTTTNGHAAKRKRADTPDGVLSLWKGVADSGLMAEVLSSLQTELLATLKGVEVRSGKANLQETDAVMLNSLCKMFGLLDSVKQALDLKRSQDEENKLHNNVNVPDEMLEERRTQGSDKRISCKTLHLKHLRLHNPSNSRTHNLLSPVKTSPVIQPLSATGLSAAAYAQLTINPQLFTLFPGSNGLHHHAGAGKMDRDSHKAQLERENELGETGNQDKLCRLGQEGVEGEVTSGIHKETVQRTVKFEEDHYRRIEEVEETEGLHDIEKVDLGKKASKKHKSK, from the exons ATGGCGGGTGCTGAGGCCGCGGTGTCTTCAGGGGATCTCATGACAgtgaaggaagaggaaggggagTCCAGTAGCAACAGCTATAAGTCTGAAGTCATCCTGCACCTGCAGCCCATCCCACATGG GTTAAATGATGACATTGCTAACACTGGCACTACAGTTTTGGCCATAGAGACACATCATG AAGACAGTAAAGCAGAAGGAGAGGAGATTGAGTATGGCTACCCCATCACCTGCGGAGACAGAAGAGCTGTGCTACTATTTAAGAAGTTTGTTTGCCCTGGAATCAACGTCAGATGTGTCAAA TTCAACGACCAGCTCATCAGTCCCAAGCAGTTTGTACATCTGGCAGGAAAAGCCACTCTGAAGGACTGGAAAAGGGCCATCAGACTGGGAGGGGTAATGCTCAG gaAAATGATGGACTCCGGCCAGATAGATTTCTACCAGCATGACACCGTGTGCAGCAACACCTGCCGCAGCACTAAATTTGATGTGCTCAACAACAGCACGCGGCTTCCTCCGGGGACCTCAGTGCAGCCGCGCCCGTCATGTCTGGCTCTTGACCTGGTTGGAGGACAGGTGCCTCCCCTGACAG GAGAGGGTGGGCATGATGCAGTAGAGATAGAGGAGCCTTTGGAGGAGAAGTGCAATGCAACGGCAGAGTGGAGCCCTGGTCCAGCCCGGGAAGTAAATCACACAACAACCAACGGCCATGCTGCgaagagaaagagagctgaCACACCTG ATGGAGTACTGAGCCTGTGGAAGGGTGTGGCAGACTCGGGGCTGATGGCCGAGGTTCTGTCCAGTCTCCAGACTGAATTATTAGCCACTCTTAAAGGAGTGGAGGTTCGCAGTGGGAAGGCCAACCTGCAGGAGACGG atgCCGTCATGCTTAATTCCCTGTGTAAGATGTTTGGCCTTTTAGACTCAGTGAAGCAAGCTCTGGACCTGAAGCGCAGCCAAGATGAAGAGAACAAACTCCATAACAATGTTAATG TGCCGGATGAGATGTTGGAGGAGCGGAGGACGCAGGGTTCTGATAAACGTATCTCCTGCAAAACTCTGCACTTGAAACACCTACGACTTCACAACCCGTCAAACAGCCGGACCCACAACTTGCTGTCTCCCGTCAAAACAAGCCCAGTGATCCAGCCTCTCTCTGCTACCGGTTTATCTGCTGCAGCTTACGCTCAGCTCACAATCAACCCTCAGCTCTTCACCCTTTTCCCTGGCTCCAATGGCCTGCACCACCATGCCGGAGCTGGCAAGATGGACAGGGACAGCCATAAAGCCCAGCTGGAGAGGGAGAATGAGCTCGGTGAGACAGGGAACCAGGACAAGCTTTGCAGGCTGGGACAGGAGGGCGTGGAGGGCGAGGTCACGTCAGGGATCCACAAAGAGACTGTACAGAGGACTGTTAAGTTTGAAGAAGACCATTACCGTAGAATCGAGGAGGTAGAGGAGACGGAGGGCTTGCATGATATTGAAAAGGTGGATTTAGGAAAAAAGGCGTCAAAGAAACATAAAAGTAAGTGA
- the LOC116691030 gene encoding glucocorticoid modulatory element-binding protein 1 isoform X2, which translates to MAGAEAAVSSGDLMTVKEEEGESSSNSYKSEVILHLQPIPHGLNDDIANTGTTVLAIETHHDSKAEGEEIEYGYPITCGDRRAVLLFKKFVCPGINVRCVKFNDQLISPKQFVHLAGKATLKDWKRAIRLGGVMLRKMMDSGQIDFYQHDTVCSNTCRSTKFDVLNNSTRLPPGTSVQPRPSCLALDLVGGQVPPLTGEGGHDAVEIEEPLEEKCNATAEWSPGPAREVNHTTTNGHAAKRKRADTPDGVLSLWKGVADSGLMAEVLSSLQTELLATLKGVEVRSGKANLQETDAVMLNSLCKMFGLLDSVKQALDLKRSQDEENKLHNNVNVPDEMLEERRTQGSDKRISCKTLHLKHLRLHNPSNSRTHNLLSPVKTSPVIQPLSATGLSAAAYAQLTINPQLFTLFPGSNGLHHHAGAGKMDRDSHKAQLERENELGETGNQDKLCRLGQEGVEGEVTSGIHKETVQRTVKFEEDHYRRIEEVEETEGLHDIEKVDLGKKASKKHKSK; encoded by the exons ATGGCGGGTGCTGAGGCCGCGGTGTCTTCAGGGGATCTCATGACAgtgaaggaagaggaaggggagTCCAGTAGCAACAGCTATAAGTCTGAAGTCATCCTGCACCTGCAGCCCATCCCACATGG GTTAAATGATGACATTGCTAACACTGGCACTACAGTTTTGGCCATAGAGACACATCATG ACAGTAAAGCAGAAGGAGAGGAGATTGAGTATGGCTACCCCATCACCTGCGGAGACAGAAGAGCTGTGCTACTATTTAAGAAGTTTGTTTGCCCTGGAATCAACGTCAGATGTGTCAAA TTCAACGACCAGCTCATCAGTCCCAAGCAGTTTGTACATCTGGCAGGAAAAGCCACTCTGAAGGACTGGAAAAGGGCCATCAGACTGGGAGGGGTAATGCTCAG gaAAATGATGGACTCCGGCCAGATAGATTTCTACCAGCATGACACCGTGTGCAGCAACACCTGCCGCAGCACTAAATTTGATGTGCTCAACAACAGCACGCGGCTTCCTCCGGGGACCTCAGTGCAGCCGCGCCCGTCATGTCTGGCTCTTGACCTGGTTGGAGGACAGGTGCCTCCCCTGACAG GAGAGGGTGGGCATGATGCAGTAGAGATAGAGGAGCCTTTGGAGGAGAAGTGCAATGCAACGGCAGAGTGGAGCCCTGGTCCAGCCCGGGAAGTAAATCACACAACAACCAACGGCCATGCTGCgaagagaaagagagctgaCACACCTG ATGGAGTACTGAGCCTGTGGAAGGGTGTGGCAGACTCGGGGCTGATGGCCGAGGTTCTGTCCAGTCTCCAGACTGAATTATTAGCCACTCTTAAAGGAGTGGAGGTTCGCAGTGGGAAGGCCAACCTGCAGGAGACGG atgCCGTCATGCTTAATTCCCTGTGTAAGATGTTTGGCCTTTTAGACTCAGTGAAGCAAGCTCTGGACCTGAAGCGCAGCCAAGATGAAGAGAACAAACTCCATAACAATGTTAATG TGCCGGATGAGATGTTGGAGGAGCGGAGGACGCAGGGTTCTGATAAACGTATCTCCTGCAAAACTCTGCACTTGAAACACCTACGACTTCACAACCCGTCAAACAGCCGGACCCACAACTTGCTGTCTCCCGTCAAAACAAGCCCAGTGATCCAGCCTCTCTCTGCTACCGGTTTATCTGCTGCAGCTTACGCTCAGCTCACAATCAACCCTCAGCTCTTCACCCTTTTCCCTGGCTCCAATGGCCTGCACCACCATGCCGGAGCTGGCAAGATGGACAGGGACAGCCATAAAGCCCAGCTGGAGAGGGAGAATGAGCTCGGTGAGACAGGGAACCAGGACAAGCTTTGCAGGCTGGGACAGGAGGGCGTGGAGGGCGAGGTCACGTCAGGGATCCACAAAGAGACTGTACAGAGGACTGTTAAGTTTGAAGAAGACCATTACCGTAGAATCGAGGAGGTAGAGGAGACGGAGGGCTTGCATGATATTGAAAAGGTGGATTTAGGAAAAAAGGCGTCAAAGAAACATAAAAGTAAGTGA